From a region of the Microcebus murinus isolate Inina chromosome 23, M.murinus_Inina_mat1.0, whole genome shotgun sequence genome:
- the SYT2 gene encoding synaptotagmin-2: MRNIFKRNQEPIVAPATTTATMPVGPADNSTESGGAGESQEDMFAKLKEKFFNEINKIPLPPWALIAIAVVAGLLLLTCCFCICKKCCCKKKKNKKEKGKGMKNAMNMKDMKGGQDDDDAETGLTEGEGEGEEEKEPENLGKLQFSLDYDFQANQLTVGVLQAAELPALDMGGTSDPYVKVFLLPDKKKKYETKVHRKTLNPAFNETFTFKVPYQELGGKTLVMAIYDFDRFSKHDIIGEVKVPMNTVDLGQPIEEWRDLQGGEKEEPEKLGDICTSLRYVPTAGKLTVCILEAKNLKKMDVGGLSDPYVKIHLMQNGKRLKKKKTTVKKKTLNPYFNESFSFEIPFEQIQKVQVVVTVLDYDKLGKNEAIGKIFVGSNATGTELRHWSDMLANPRRPIAQWHSLKPEEEVDALLGKNK, from the exons ATGAGGAACATCTTCAAGAGGAACCAGGAGCCCATTGTGGCTCCCGCCACCACCACGGCCACCATGCCAGTCGGGCCCGCTGACAACTCCACCGAGAgtgggggtgctggggagagCCAGGAGGACATGTTTGCCAAGCTGAAGGAGAAGTTCTTCAACGAGATCAACAAGATCCCCC TCCCGCCCTGGGCACTGATCGCCATCGCTGTGGTGGCCGGCCTCCTGCTCCTCACCTGCTGCTTCTGCATCTGCAAGAAGTGCTGctgcaagaagaagaagaacaagaagGAGAAGGGCAAAGGCATGAAGAACGCCATGAACATGAAGGACATGAAGGGGGGCCAG GATGACGACGACGCGGAGACAGGCCTGACGGAGGGGGAAggcgaaggggaggaggagaaggagccgGAGAACCTGGGCAAGCTGCAGTTCTCCCTGGACTACGATTTCCAGGCGAaccag cTCACCGTGGGCGTTCTGCAGGCTGCCGAGCTGCCCGCCCTGGACATGGGGGGCACCTCAGACCCTTACGTCAAAGTCTTCCTCCTTCCcgacaagaagaagaaatatgagaCCAAAGTCCACCGGAAGACGCTGAACCCTGCCTTCAATGAAACCTTCACCTTCAAG GTGCCGTACCAGGAGCTGGGGGGCAAGACTCTGGTGATGGCCATCTACGACTTTGACCGCTTCTCCAAGCACGACATCATCGGGGAGGTCAAGGTGCCCATGAACACGGTGGACCTCGGCCAGCCCATCGAGGAGTGGAGGGACCTGCAGGGCGGCGAGAAGGAGGAG CCAGAGAAGCTGGGCGACATCTGCACCTCCCTGCGCTACGTGCCCACGGCCGGGAAGCTCACTGTCTGCATCCTGGAGGCCAAGAACCTCAAGAAGATGGACGTGGGTGGCCTTTCAG ACCCCTACGTGAAGATCCACCTGATGCAGAACGGCAAGAGGCTCAAGAAGAAGAAGACGACAGTGAAGAAGAAGACCCTGAACCCGTACTTCAACGAGTCCTTCAGCTTCGAGATCCCCTTCGAGCAGATTCAG AAAGTCCAGGTGGTGGTCACCGTGCTGGACTACGACAAGCTGGGCAAGAACGAGGCCATAGGCAAGATCTTCGTGGGCAGCAACGCCACGGGCACAGAGCTGCGGCACTGGTCCGACATGCTGGCCAACCCCCGGAGGCCCATCGCCCAGTGGCACTCGCTGAAGCCCGAGGAGGAGGTGGACGCACTTCTGGGCAAGAACAAGTAG